The following proteins come from a genomic window of Dreissena polymorpha isolate Duluth1 chromosome 1, UMN_Dpol_1.0, whole genome shotgun sequence:
- the LOC127856094 gene encoding uncharacterized protein LOC127856094, translated as MTFGTAVIIVNEKFTVKGHDKERRGASEDNSNMQKKFKELGFDVKPHFNKNASDIRTVFQEASSIQSDIIVFVISTHGEESHLANVNSNGTKVYDQMIMGSDGQTVSVNDLLSLLDNDALKGRTKLCFIQACRLITNGDPTQQVDLGVTVGVADGMQIYKAKVDGKADDTWADSEDETDPGEGDTGVMPKLPETEIGPEKSANYSKSKIAPEKCESEIAIAPVQCPRDCLVMYGVQPHKKALRGKEQGSWMLHYMYQARDILTENDGNVLKYLTTVLRKMADHESKY; from the exons ATGACTTTTGGGACCGCAGTTATTATTGTTAACGAAAAATTCACGGTAAAAGGTCACGACAAAGAACGAAGGGGCGCTTCAGAAGATAATTCTAATATGCAAAAGAAGTTTAAAGAACTTGGGTTTGATGTTAAGCCGCATTTCAATAAAAATGCCTCGGATATACGAACTGTATTCCAAGAAG CGTCTTCAATACAAAGTGACATCATCGTGTTCGTCATTAGCACGCATGGAGAAGAAAGTCACCTTGCAAACGTCAACTCTAACGGAACCAAGGTGTACGATCAAATGATAATGGGTAGCGACGGACAGACGGTATCCGTCAATGACCTTCTCAGTCTGCTCGATAATGACGCGCTGAAGGGGCGAACTAAGCTGTGTTTTATACAG GCGTGTAGATTGATCACAAATGGTGACCCGACACAACAGGTGGATCTGGGCGTTACTGTTGGGGTTGCGGACGGGATGCAAATCTATAAAGCAAAAGTTGATGGCAAAGCAGACGACACG TGGGCTGACAGTGAAGATGAGACAGACCCAGGAGAAGGGGACACCGGAGTGATGCCGAAGCTCCCCGAAACAGAAATAGGACCAGAAAAATCTGCGAACTACTCTAAAAGTAAAATAGCACCAGAAAAATGCGAATCGGAGATTGCAATAGCACCTGTTCAGTGCCCAAGAGATTGTCTTGTCATGTACGGTGTTCAACCAC ACAAAAAGGCATTGCGGGGAAAAGAACAGGGGTCGTGGATGTTACACTACATGTATCAAGCGCGCGACATCCTAACAGAAAATGACGGAAATGTCCTGAAGTACTTGACAACTGTCCTGAGGAAGATGGCTGACCATGAGTCCAAGTATTAA